The Euphorbia lathyris chromosome 8, ddEupLath1.1, whole genome shotgun sequence genome has a window encoding:
- the LOC136204077 gene encoding monogalactosyldiacylglycerol synthase 2, chloroplastic, with translation MVMKVASPRKASISEVLQRVYGNFSSNNTSSFNNNNHHNHLGKKFYIHETEDDYEEEDGTMELVQIGAERTKNVLILMSDTGGGHRASAEAIRDAFKLEFGDEYRIIVKDVWKEYTGWPLNDMERQYKFMVKHVQLWKVAFHGTSPRWIHSCYLAAIAAYYAKEVEAGLMEYKPDIIISVHPMMQHIPLLVLKWQGLQKKVVFVTVITDLNSCHPTWFHPGVNRCYCPSNEVAKRALLDGLEESQVRVFGLPIRPSFARAVLSKDELREKLDMDPHLPAVLLMGGGEGMGPVRKTAEALGESLFDMETGKPIGQLIIICGRNKALKSTLESLDWNIRVKVRGFETQMEKWMGACDCIITKAGPGTIAEALIRGLPIILNDYIPGQEKGNVPYVVDNGAGVFTRSPKETARMVTEWFSIKRDELETMSENALKLAQPEAVFDIVRDIHDLAQQRGPLATVPYVLTSSFTGLI, from the exons ATGGTGATGAAAGTGGCGTCTCCCCGGAAGGCGTCGATATCGGAGGTGTTACAGAGAGTGTACGGGAATTTTAGCTCAAATAATACTAGTAGCTTTAATAACAACAATCATCATAACCATCTCGGCAAGAAATTTTATATTCATGAAACTGAGGATGATTATGAGGAGGAAGATGGAACTATGGAGCTTGTGCAAATTGGCGCTGAAAGAACAAAAAATGTTTTGATTCTTATGAGTGATACCGGCGGTGGACATCGTGCTTCTGCTGAGGCCATTCGTGATGCTTTTAAGCTCGAGTTTGGCGATGAATACAGG ATAATTGTAAAAGATGTGTGGAAAGAGTACACAGGTTGGCCATTGAATGACATGGAGAGACAATATAAATTCATGGTGAAGCATGTACAGTTATGGAAGGTTGCATTTCACGGTACTTCTCCTAGATGGATCCATTCCTGCTATCTTGCTGCAATTGCTGCCTACTATGCCAA GGAGGTTGAGGCTGGTTTAATGGAGTACAAACCAGACATTATCATCAGTGTCCATCCAATGATGCAGCACATTCCTTTATTGGTTCTTAAATGGCAAGGTCTGCAAAAGAAAGTTGTTTTCGTTACAGTCATTACGGACCTCAATTCGTGTCATCCTACATG GTTTCATCCAGGAGTCAATAGATGTTACTGCCCTTCAAATGAGGTAGCCAAGAGGGCTTTACTAGATGGCTTGGAAGAGTCTCAAGTTCGGGTATTCGGGTTGCCCATTCGGCCATCTTTTGCCCGTGCTGTTCTTTCTAAG GATGAATTACGAGAAAAGCTAGATATGGATCCTCATTTGCCAGCAGTTTTGCTGATGGGAGGAGGTGAAGGTATGGGGCCAGTTAGGAAAACTGCAGAGGCTCTCGGGGAATCACTTTTCGACATGGAAACTGGGAAACCCATTGGGCAATTGATCATCATATGCGGGCGTAATAAGGCTCTTAAATCGACGTTGGAATCTCTCGACTGGAATATCAGAGTTAAG GTTAGAGGATTTGAAACACAGATGGAGAAATGGATGGGCGCTTGCGACTGCATAATCACGAAA GCCGGACCAGGTACAATTGCGGAGGCATTGATTAGAGGGCTTCCTATTATTCTCAATGACTACATCCCGGGACAA GAAAAGGGCAATGTGCCTTATGTAGTTGACAATGGGGCTGGTGTATTTACCAGAAGTCCTAAAGAAACAGCAAGAATGGTGACAGAATGGTTTAGCATCAAAAGAGATGAACTTGAGACAATGTCGGAGAATGCGCTTAAATTAGCCCAACCCGAGGCAGTTTTTGACATTGTAAGAGACATCCATGACCTTGCTCAACAACGCGGTCCACTGGCAACTGTGCCATATGTTTTGACATCATCATTCACAGGCCTAATCTGA